Below is a genomic region from Kogia breviceps isolate mKogBre1 chromosome 16, mKogBre1 haplotype 1, whole genome shotgun sequence.
gaaaatataagagaaaagctTTGCTATTTGGGGTTAGGCATAaacttcttagatatgacaccaaaggcatgatccataaaagaaaaattgtttagttggacttcctcaaaatttaaaatttactctcTCTGAGAGacactgctatggactgaattgtatctCCCCACAGACTTATACGTTGAAGGCCTACCCCCCAATATATCTGATTATGGagcctttaggaggtaattagatttagatgagATCATGAAGGTGGGATCCTCATAATGAGATTAGTGACTTTATAAGGAGACCAGAGAGCTTGATCTCTCTTTCCCCACCATGTGCGGAAACAGCCAGAAGGTGgcagtctgcaagccagaaagagctctcaccaggtactgaatctgctggcatcttgatcttggacatctcagcctccagagctgtgagaaataactgttgtttaaaccacccagtctacaACATTTTATTATAGCTGCTGAGCTGCTaagacaaaatatttaagaaaatgaagagagaaactACAGgcgtgggagaaaatatttgcaaagcatatttCTGCTAAAGGACTTGGATCTAGAATATGTAAGGAATCCTCAAAACCCAACAATAAAGCAAACAAGTTAATAAGTAAATagggaaaataattaaaactatatttcaccaaaaagaaatatgggtggcaaataagcatgtgaaaagatactcaagtcattaaaaatttaaactacaCTGAGGTACTGGTACACATCTATTACAatgaataagattaaaaaaacaacaacaacagaaaaactgGTATTACTAACTACTGCTGTGGATACAGACTAGTTAGAACTCTCATACGTTGTTGGTAAGAATGGAAAATGGTACAAACACTTTGGCAAACAACTTACTATTTCATATAATGTTAAGCATATGCTTATCACACAACTCAGCGGTTCCATtcttagatatttacccaagagaaatgaaaacttatctTCATTCAAACACCTGTATGCAAAGGTTACAGAGGCTTTATTTGTCATcatcaaaaactggaaataactcacATGTtcttcaactggtgaatggataaatctACTATAGTACGTTCATACAATGGAAGAAGACTCAGCAATGCAAGGAGTGAACTTCTGATACACTTAatagcatggatgaatctcagttgcattatgctaagtgaaataaatcagatataAAAAGCTACCAGCTGTTTGGATCCATTGGCGTGACATTCTGAAAGAGGTAAAACTATGGACGCAGAAAACAGGTTACTACCTGCCTGGGGCTGAGGGTATAAGGAGGTTGACCACAAAAGGAcacgagggggcttccctggtggcgcagtggttgagaatccgcctgccgatgcaggagacacgggttcgtgccctggtccgggaagatcccacatgccgcggagcaactaagcccgtgagccatggccgctgagcctgcgcgtccggagcctgtgctccgcaatgggagaggccacaacagtgagaggcccgcataccgcaaaaaaaaaggacacGAGGGATTTTTTTGGGTGAAGCAACTGTTCTATGTCCCGATTGTGGTGGTGGTAACATGGCTatgtgtttgtcaaaactcagaactGTACATTAAATGGGTGAGTTTTACTGTATGTAATTAAATCTCAACAAATCTGagttaaaaaagaacagaataatgcACCGTGGACTTGAGAAAGGAAAAGTCAAGATGCCATTCATCAGTGGTGAGATTGAAGACATCGCAGAGCTAAGCTGCTCTTTTAACAGTATCAGAAGTTGTCATCCTTGTGGGTAGAGTTGTGTAGATGGTGATGTCTCCCAGAAGGCTAGCCTTAGGCTGGAGCTAAGGGGAGACAGGTTCCTCCTCTCACTGGGCCTTAGAGGATTCGAggagcctgagctctgggggaatggggagtgatgTCCGCGGTCACAGGCATCTCCTGTGTTAAGGAGAGTAGGCTACTCCTAAAACATAGTAGGAAGTCCGGGGCTAAAAGGAGTGGGTAGGTAAGGACATTGACATTCAGAAGTcacattttggttttttcttcttcctcttccggGGACGGTACTTAGAGGCATTCAGGATGGTTCAGCGTTTGACATACCGTCGTAGGCTGTCCTACAATACAGCCTCTAACAAAACCAGGCTGTCCCGAACCCCTGGTAATAGAATTGTTTACCTTTATACCAAGAAAGTTGGGAAAGCACCAAAATCCGTATGTGGTGTGTGCCCAGGCCGACTTAGAGGAGTTCGTGCTGTGAGACCTAAAGTTCTTATGAGGTTGTCTAAAACGAAAAAACATGTTAGCCGGGCCTATGGTGGTTCCATGTGTGCTAAATGTGTCCGTGACAGGATCAAGTGCGCTTTCCTCATTGAGGAGCAAAAAATCGTTGTGAAAGTGTTGAAAGCACAAGCACAGAGTCAGAAAgctaaataaaaaaatgaagcttctttgagtaataaaaaaatcaaaaagcaaaaaaaaaaaaaaaaaaagaagtcacattTTGTCGACAGTTTAAAGTTTTCCTCTACTACGTTGTAATTCCATTTTGCTATCCTGAAACCTTCAGTAAAGTCTAGTTATATGTTACAGCCTGGTCTTAACTTGCTTTGAAGGGCTGGGATGGGCCTGGGTTTACCTTCCCATGAaggagtgaaaaaagaaaggcgtaggGCCAGAGAGCTTTGAGGTCAAGGAGAATGTCTTTGATCTCACTGCCCCGTGTACTCAGACCAGTGATTAACACATGAGTGCCCTATAAATGAATACTTAAACGAAAGCTTCTCTCCTCATTATCATTTAAGCAAACTAGAAAACAACTTCTCTCAAAATCTTTATGCTGATTTATGTGAACTACAAATGGTTATGAAAGGAAAAAGGCACCAAGCTGATGATGTTTAGGACTCCTCCAAGAGAAACATAAATCAAGCCACGTAGATGTTACTTATTCTAAGTAGAGAATCCACATACCAAAATTCCTTTCTGCAGGACCCCCCAACCAGTTGAACAGGGTATACCAGTAGTTATTGCAACATTAGAATCTGACCGAGCTTTTTATCACCACATCTCCTCCTAGTTTATCCAGATTGCCAGCTGCAGGGTAGGGTACTCTGGCCCAggggcccctcccctgcccaatTCCAGGACTTTACCTGGAGAGCACCCTTCTCCTGCCCATCCACATGGAAATATTGCACACTCGGTCTGGAGGGTTCCCAAACTGGCTATTTTGTCAAGCTTCAGTACAtcctggtttttgttgttttccccacacactgcgcggcatgtgggatcttaattccctgctgAGGGATCAAagccacgccccctgcattggaagcacagagtcttaaccactggactgccagggaagtcccagtacatCCTTATCTTAATGAAAGCCCgtttaatttattttccatacctcttctatttatttattataattgaaTCAGCTTTTTACCAGAAGGTTATCTGATCTTACCTCGCAATTTATACTTAGGCTGAGAATATTCCTAGCAATGAATTATGAAGTAGaccctcctttattttcttaaaaaaatatctaaCTAATACAGTTAGGGCATAAGATGGAATGATACAGTTAAAGTaatgctttttcctctttccttcactcGTAACTCCTACTCAGGAGCTTGATTTGGAAGAGAGCCCACTGTAGCTGATCAAGTCCTTCGCCCCGCCCTGCCCTGGACAGCCCTGTGCTGATTGGATGTCCTTAGTCCTTATCCCACACTCTTATGTAGTATGGTATGGTATGTATTGCAGAAGAATCACAAATATAACTCATACTGCAACTCAGACGTGCAAAAATAAtgactttctttccctccctctcaccctccctttccctctctctctcttccatttttctcccCAAACCTTGCTACTAGTTAGGGTATGAGTCTGTGCAGAGTTCATTAAATGTTCAATTTAATTCAAAACAGTTCAGTCTAATAAATTTAATCAGTCTCTTTAAATCACATACAGGctgtcttagtttttttttttttttttttggctgcaccccacagcatgcgtgagatcttagttccttgaccagggatcgaacctgggccccctgaagtggaaacacagagccctaaccactggactgccagggaaggccccaggcTGTCTTAGCTTAAACAACTGACCTCTCAGTcagctttctcttctttatttccatgGAAGATGTCCAGATGTATGAGGTTGATGTGTGTGGTTTGTGCCATACTGTAACATTTCTGGAAGACAGTTTTCTTGAATCCATGTGGACTCAACGTGGTGCCCAGGGATCAGGCAGGCAAGAAATCTCAAGTGTCCACACAGAAGAACCAAGGGTGACTAAGACCCCTTCTCCCTACCATACAATTAACAAGTATGCTTTGGTTCAGGGGACTCTTCAAGGCAATCTTCTCGCAAAGCCTTAAAGGGGAAGTGTGACAAGACTGGGGCAGGACAAAAGAATCCTCCTCCACCTTCACTCACTTCCTTCCTCTCTATTTACAACTATCCTCAAGGGGCAGAAAGAGAAGTTTGCTACTTTACATTCTTTACAATTTATGGACTAGCCCTagtctttcagattcttttttttttttttttttttgtggtacgcgggcctctcactgttgtggcctctcc
It encodes:
- the LOC131743478 gene encoding large ribosomal subunit protein eL34-like, encoding MVQRLTYRRRLSYNTASNKTRLSRTPGNRIVYLYTKKVGKAPKSVCGVCPGRLRGVRAVRPKVLMRLSKTKKHVSRAYGGSMCAKCVRDRIKCAFLIEEQKIVVKVLKAQAQSQKAK